The Sorangiineae bacterium MSr11367 genome window below encodes:
- a CDS encoding alpha/beta hydrolase, with protein MATCLFAWALSLVGCGSPAEDPSQREGVDGTERGEGPLSTVEQDDEKNPQAEPANATADLDEVRTVHHYVPVGWHRTVHVVQKFTKRCTRLRDRRSVLLLPGTIVKADFYDIDVDGYRFQTELAKAGYNTFATDYEGSGGSSYPDDGHDVTHRFLVEESRRVLEAVRHLGGVPRVDVLGESNGGAVASELCDDARRARSCVLSSMIYRTGTPMFYSVFLDPSFLAFIDGQPQGYMNTTSDLYFNIVPRSPKPVQDAILATQPGKYAVGTMLAPAKGLPWFDPTRARVPALILQGTLDNTAEQSDADDLRASYGSRGGGVATLVRVEGANHIPRIENPPYSVPWKNYVFEFLKAH; from the coding sequence GTGGCGACATGTTTGTTCGCATGGGCCCTGTCGTTGGTCGGGTGTGGCTCACCTGCAGAAGATCCCTCGCAACGCGAGGGCGTGGACGGTACCGAGCGAGGGGAGGGGCCGCTCAGCACAGTCGAACAGGACGATGAGAAGAACCCGCAGGCAGAACCCGCGAACGCCACCGCCGACCTCGACGAGGTTCGGACCGTTCACCACTACGTTCCCGTGGGCTGGCACCGCACCGTGCACGTGGTGCAGAAGTTCACCAAGCGATGCACGCGCCTCCGCGACCGGCGTTCCGTGCTGCTCTTGCCCGGCACGATCGTGAAAGCCGACTTCTACGACATCGACGTCGACGGGTATCGATTCCAAACCGAGTTGGCCAAGGCGGGATACAACACCTTCGCCACCGACTACGAGGGAAGCGGCGGAAGCTCGTACCCGGACGACGGGCACGATGTGACGCATCGGTTTCTCGTGGAGGAAAGCCGCAGGGTCCTCGAAGCCGTCCGCCACCTCGGCGGCGTCCCGCGCGTGGACGTGCTCGGTGAATCGAACGGCGGCGCCGTGGCAAGTGAGCTTTGCGACGACGCGAGGCGCGCTCGCTCGTGCGTGCTCTCGTCGATGATCTACCGCACCGGCACACCGATGTTTTACTCTGTGTTCCTCGATCCCTCGTTCTTGGCATTCATCGACGGCCAGCCGCAGGGCTACATGAACACGACGTCGGATCTGTATTTCAACATCGTACCCCGCTCGCCCAAACCCGTGCAGGACGCGATCCTCGCCACGCAGCCGGGCAAGTACGCAGTGGGAACGATGCTCGCCCCCGCCAAGGGCCTACCCTGGTTCGATCCGACACGCGCGCGTGTGCCGGCGCTCATCCTTCAAGGCACGCTGGACAACACGGCGGAGCAGTCCGACGCCGACGATCTGCGCGCATCGTATGGAAGCCGCGGTGGGGGTGTGGCGACGTTGGTCCGCGTCGAGGGCGCGAACCACATTCCCCGCATCGAGAATCCTCCGTACAGCGTTCCCTGGAAAAACTACGTCTTCGAGTTCTTGAAGGCGCACTGA
- a CDS encoding S1 RNA-binding domain-containing protein translates to MSSSEKRESEDSFAAMFEREASSMGTRKRGGAPRVGAKVDGVVVQVGRDSVFVELDGKRQAFFDAAELRAPDGTISVKEGDRVSAQVVEVDDQKGIIRLGRSMGKPGSLAALEQARASSLGVEGKVSGVNKGGLDVEIGGMRAFCPMSQIDVRRVEDADAKALIGQLLRFVVTDIRDGGKNIVVSRRAFLQQESSEAAARALVDIVPGAVLSGTVSSVRDFGAFVDLGGIEGLIPRSEIAHDRSVAIEDALKPGDTVEVSVREVKDVEPARPGGVTKKITLSLKALTADPWAELALVEGRVAQGTVTRETEFGLFVRLGPGVEGLVHVSELGRGAKPGEGQEIRVVVKKIDRTTRKISLVPAPDDAQVGGVVATGTVKVGAIVSGAVERIEQYGIFVQIDGTKGKAGRGLVPVAEIGVPRGTDLRKSFPEGTKVTAKVLETGDGRLRLSIKGALADQERGDYEAARGKAAVPASLGTFADLLSSAKRQKK, encoded by the coding sequence ATGAGCAGCAGCGAAAAGCGCGAATCCGAAGACTCTTTTGCCGCGATGTTCGAACGGGAAGCCTCCTCCATGGGCACCCGAAAGCGGGGTGGTGCCCCGCGGGTCGGTGCCAAGGTCGACGGCGTGGTGGTTCAAGTTGGCCGCGACTCCGTGTTCGTCGAGCTCGACGGAAAGCGCCAAGCTTTCTTCGACGCCGCGGAATTGCGCGCGCCGGATGGCACCATCTCCGTCAAAGAGGGCGACCGCGTCAGCGCGCAGGTCGTCGAAGTCGACGACCAAAAGGGCATCATTCGGCTTGGCCGCTCGATGGGCAAACCCGGCAGCCTGGCCGCCCTCGAGCAGGCCAGAGCCTCGTCCCTCGGGGTCGAGGGCAAGGTTAGCGGTGTCAACAAAGGCGGTCTCGACGTGGAGATCGGCGGCATGCGCGCCTTCTGCCCCATGTCTCAGATCGACGTTCGCCGCGTGGAGGACGCCGACGCCAAGGCGCTCATCGGCCAGTTGCTTCGCTTCGTCGTGACGGACATCCGCGACGGCGGCAAGAACATCGTCGTCTCGCGCCGCGCGTTCCTGCAGCAGGAATCCTCCGAGGCGGCCGCCCGCGCCCTGGTCGACATCGTTCCCGGCGCCGTCCTTTCCGGCACCGTTTCCAGCGTGCGCGACTTCGGCGCCTTCGTGGATCTGGGCGGCATCGAAGGACTCATCCCGCGCTCGGAAATCGCGCACGACCGCAGCGTGGCCATCGAGGACGCCCTCAAGCCGGGCGACACCGTGGAGGTGTCGGTCCGCGAGGTGAAGGACGTCGAGCCGGCCCGACCCGGCGGCGTGACCAAGAAGATCACGCTATCCCTCAAGGCGCTCACCGCCGACCCGTGGGCCGAGCTCGCGCTCGTCGAAGGGCGCGTCGCCCAGGGAACCGTCACCCGCGAGACCGAGTTCGGCCTCTTCGTGCGGCTCGGACCCGGCGTCGAAGGCCTGGTCCACGTCTCCGAGTTGGGGCGCGGCGCCAAGCCCGGCGAAGGGCAGGAGATCCGCGTGGTCGTGAAGAAGATCGATCGCACGACGCGAAAGATCTCCCTCGTGCCTGCGCCGGACGACGCCCAGGTGGGCGGCGTGGTGGCGACCGGCACCGTCAAGGTCGGCGCCATCGTCTCGGGCGCGGTGGAGCGCATCGAGCAGTACGGCATCTTCGTCCAGATCGACGGCACCAAGGGCAAGGCCGGCCGCGGCCTCGTTCCCGTCGCCGAGATTGGCGTGCCGCGCGGCACGGATCTGCGAAAGAGCTTCCCCGAGGGCACGAAGGTCACCGCCAAGGTGCTCGAGACCGGCGACGGCCGGCTGCGCCTGTCGATCAAAGGCGCGCTCGCCGATCAAGAGCGCGGCGACTACGAGGCAGCCCGCGGCAAGGCGGCGGTCCCCGCATCGCTCGGCACCTTCGCGGACCTCCTTTCGTCGGCTAAACGCCAGAAGAAGTAA
- a CDS encoding SDR family oxidoreductase, producing MQGKVCVVTGASSGVGKAMAIELARRGARVVVCSRSEALGQETLAEVKAIAQARGDREEPILEVANLSSLVEVRGLAERLRRRFEVIHVLMNNAGLYLPNRRLTVDGYDVVFTVNHLAPFLLTNLLRDRLAAAGNARVVATSSVGFRSADLDMGDLMMAKGRWRGLTQYANSKLAIILFTREATRRFADDGIRLNCFHPGGTRSRMAQDEPNWIGWMWKNFGFLLRRPEKGAETGVYLATSPEVENVSGEYFTDLKVQDVTPAARDEVLSARMWDVSMELTGLDKPGERSNGRMEFVEEGA from the coding sequence ATGCAAGGTAAGGTCTGTGTCGTCACGGGCGCGAGCAGTGGCGTTGGCAAAGCCATGGCCATCGAATTGGCCCGCCGCGGAGCGCGCGTGGTGGTGTGCTCGCGTTCGGAGGCGCTGGGGCAGGAGACGCTCGCCGAGGTGAAGGCGATCGCGCAAGCGCGCGGCGATCGCGAGGAACCGATTCTCGAGGTGGCCAACCTGTCGAGCCTCGTCGAAGTGCGCGGTTTGGCCGAGCGGCTCCGCCGGCGCTTCGAGGTGATCCACGTCTTGATGAACAACGCCGGCCTCTATCTGCCCAACCGGCGTCTCACCGTGGATGGTTACGACGTCGTCTTCACGGTGAACCATCTGGCCCCGTTTCTCCTGACGAACCTCCTGCGTGATCGCCTTGCCGCGGCCGGCAACGCGCGGGTGGTGGCTACGTCGTCCGTCGGGTTTCGTTCGGCGGACCTCGACATGGGCGATCTGATGATGGCCAAGGGGCGTTGGCGCGGCCTGACGCAGTACGCGAACTCGAAGCTGGCGATCATCCTCTTCACGCGCGAGGCCACCCGTCGCTTCGCCGACGATGGCATTCGCCTCAATTGCTTTCACCCCGGGGGAACGCGCTCGCGCATGGCGCAGGACGAACCCAACTGGATCGGCTGGATGTGGAAAAACTTCGGCTTCCTGCTTCGCCGCCCGGAAAAGGGCGCGGAGACGGGCGTGTACCTGGCAACCTCGCCCGAAGTCGAGAACGTGAGCGGCGAATACTTCACGGACCTGAAGGTCCAAGACGTGACGCCGGCCGCACGCGACGAAGTTCTCTCCGCGCGCATGTGGGACGTGAGCATGGAGCTCACCGGGCTGGATAAGCCTGGGGAGCGCTCGAATGGCCGAATGGAGTTCGTGGAAGAAGGAGCGTAA